From a single Lytechinus variegatus isolate NC3 chromosome 9, Lvar_3.0, whole genome shotgun sequence genomic region:
- the LOC121421238 gene encoding uncharacterized protein LOC121421238: MSVWQVRDVNILMMVTDINIDSKQCTGWPITSGKLHDDVTVSTDITKLEGKPVKVTGKVKKAGNRIRTDSFAATVKNCQDSNFRMEFRKSQVMADLQMNVNNALKVSCRSYKRTFDLGLANVDTDMAFFNLTPSNRSAVYNYRKENISLLDDVLNKHWDLNPGQISRFVTSVKISITSNLHLQGVVKTAEYPGHLHVTDNYRNAILTHLKNTL, translated from the exons ATGTCAGTCTGGCAA gtGCGAGATGTCAACATCCTTATGATGGTAACGGACATCAACATCGATTCAAAACAGTGCACTGGGTGGCCTATAACCAGTGGCAAGCTACACGATGATGTCACTGTCAGCACAGACATAACTAAACTAGAAGGTAAACCAGTGAAGGTAactggaaaggtaaagaaagcaGGGAATAGAATACGAACGGACAGCTTTGCTGCCACTGTAAAGAATTGTCAGGATAGCAATTTCAGGATGGAATTTCGCAAATCACAAGTTATGGCTGATTTACAGATGAATGTTAATAATGCATTGAAGGTATCATGTAGGAGCTACAAGAGAACTTTTGATTTAGGATTGGCGAATGTTGACACCGACATGGCATTTTTCAATTTGACCCCGAGCAATCGCTCTGCTGTATATAACTacagaaaagaaaacatttcacTTCTGGATGACGTTCTGAATAAGCACTGGGACTTGAACCCTGGCCAAATTTCAAGGTTTGTCACATCGGTGAAAATATCGATCACCTCAAACCTTCATTTGCAGGGGGTAGTGAAGACAGCAGAATATCCTGGTCACCTACATGTTACAGACAACTACCGCAATGCAATATTGACACATCTGAAAAATACTTTGTAG